The following DNA comes from Oreochromis niloticus isolate F11D_XX linkage group LG23, O_niloticus_UMD_NMBU, whole genome shotgun sequence.
ATGGGTTAATGATGGGCCCTAGATGGGTCCCAAATCAGGCCCAGCCAACAAACGAGTGTGAGGCCCAGATGGGTAGAAGCGGGTCTGATATTTGGGGCCCACCTGGGTTACCCAACTGGGACACAGCTACTTTTGTCCTCAGTTTCCATGGTGGTCCCAAATGTGTTTGCCCAGATGGGTTAATGATGGGCCCCaaatcagacccaaccaaaaAACATGTGTGGGGCCCATATGCATAGAAGCGGGTCAGATATTTGGGGCCCACCTTGGTTACCCAACTGGGACCCAGCTATTTTTGTCCTCCATTTCCATGGTGGCCCCAAGTGTGCTTGCCCAGATGGGATTTTGGATAATACAGTAAGCTAAAATTTAAATCACCTGTACAACAAGTCAGTTTATCTTTTTTATTAATACTGATTAATATGAAATTTTAAAACAGTATGCAGTATAACAGTAATTTTTTATATactatacaaatacatttttttgtttagagAACATGTTGACAAAAAGGTCCATAGTATACACAAAACACTAACAAATCAATGTTatacagtttaaaagaaaaagaaatgcactGAAACACAGCTTCTTACTCATTCACTGATCCATTGgccctgaaaaaaaaagtgcattttttcACAAATAACATCAGATTTGCAATACTACTGGAGTTGTTTTGAAGGTTGTGCTGATCAAGTTGTTTGACCTCCTACATTGTACTCTTTGAAGACCATGAGAATCCATGGTAACAGAAAAGCTATTTACAAAAGGATTAACCAAGTAGGCGCtcaaaaatcaaattaatcaacaTTTCAAGTTGCCTGTAAAGCACAGATATTGACCACAAAAAAATGAGACTATATTACTGAATCTAAAGACACAGCtgtaattcttttttttgttacatactTATATTTATACTGTGACACGGCATAAAATCTCACATAAATGTAGAACCAAAGTATAAAAACCTTAAGTCACTGATTAAATTGATTGGAAGACTGACTACAGTGAGCATCTGTTATTCAAACATCAACAAAATATCTTACAACTAATGAGCTTACCATATAGCACTTCAAAAATTTTAAGCCCTCGAAATTCCCGCTTTCCATGGCGCCCAACGAAGTTATATTGTCTGGAAAGAGCATTGTCCATAATGAAGGCCATCATTTTTCTGGTGGCTTCATCAACAGTGCTCCCTCCGATCTCTGCCACAACAGCAACCTTAGGACACACAAGGACAATAATTTTACTGACAGTAGTACCATCAGTCACACCTAAAAGAAAACCTGCACAGCTACACAGTAATTAGGCTCAATAATTTTGATGCTATTTGACTAAGAAAGAGTATCAAAGTCAAACACTGTCTGATGCAAATGCAAAGAGCTAAATGACTGATCCACCAAAAGTAATTTCTTAAGGTTTGGCGTGGTACAACTTGTAAAGTAcaacttattttattttcaaaaacagCAACTTTTATGGAGCTCACCTTCCACTACTTCATTGCACTGACCATGTTTGAACAAACACCAACTTTCCTTGATCATAATTGCTAGCATAAAACGTAGATTGAGGCATTAATCAATGACTATTGTTATTACATCATTATTATTTACCACTTCTTTCAGGAAGACGGGGTCTATCAGTTTTTGCTCCAGTGCTTCCATGTCTGCGACTGTCCGGAGAGGAAAAACAGCACCCTCGGGTAATACTGCAGCAACTGGTCCATCACGTTGTTTGAGGAGAGACTGTAGCATTCGACTGTGGATCCTCTGAGTGTCCTTGGTGGCTTGTACAAGTTGTCTTGGAACTGGTTGTGAAACCACAGGTGAAGGAGTTGAGGGTGGTGGTAGCTGAACAAATGGATGAGTGATGTTCAGGTGGGGAGTTTCACTTGAATGTCTATTCTCCATTGCTGATGGTGATGAGGTCTCTGGCTGTTCCGCAGCGTTGTCCCAATCCTCATCCGAGCTTGACTGGATCACTGGccttaaaatgaatttaaaaaaaatattaaaaaaccccataaacAATTTAGTTACTGGTTAGTCCTACAAACTAAAAACATTAATGTAGAGTCCGGCATCAAAAGGAGtctaaaacagatttttaaaagtcaaaaaGTTACAAAGTGCTATTTTAAGATCATATCTAAATCTGGTGAGCAGCAATGGTCTGCTAAAGATActgtcagtttgtttttgtttttcttataacCACCACAATAAATTGTTGCTTTTAAGGCATTTTTAAGAAACATAATTACATCCTTTTCCACTTCCTTTTTCCCAATCTGCTTCCAGAATCCGACTCAGTCTGCAGATCAGAGGTTGTTTCAGACCTCCGCAGTTTCACCCTGGCATTTTCATAGTTTTCTGTAAATTTTTGACATACATCAACAAAATGTTGTTAGTGAAATTACAGGGAAATTTTTTGTTCTGTCTTTAATGACAGAATATTTGGTAGCAATAAACAAAAGTGCTTCTTACCAGCTTTCCCCAAGATGCGAACTCTGTACTGTGACCAGTTTGCATCTGGAGTAAATCCATCCTTTACAGGCCTTATTGATATTGACTCTCCCTGGTGGCCAGAAACAAGAATCTTCCGCTGGTCCTGTAAACCACGCAAGGAATTATGGATACACCTCCACCATCCAGAAAATCAACAACTGCAAATGGTAGCATGCTGGGGAGAAAGCAAAAAGAAGCCAACTAGTACAGCAGTGGCAATGCCACATATCCAGACTTCAGTGGCAAAAGCaccattttctgttttaattcaTCAAGTAATACAAGATGCATTTGTTTAGACAGATTTGAAACAAAGTAAATTCCAAGGCATGTTAAGTCCAATGGATAGCTGAAAAAGGCATTACAGTTttcaaagacctgacacagtgCTTTGACAACTTGGCAATCCTGTAAAATGTTTGCCACAATAAGAATTTTTCCCCCTACATTGAAACAGTTATCTCCCATGGAGCAAGAAACATATGTCTGTCCATCAGAGTATTTTCTGTACTGCTTAAAAGTTCCAAGATCACTTGTTATTGGTCCAGAGTTATGAGGCTGTTTAAGAGGAGAGGGAACAGAcatcctctcttttcttttcttctgaatACTTTGCGTCTCATAGACGCGCTTGACAATTTGTTCCACAGGTTTATGAGGCCTCCGCACAATCTTTTTCAGTTTACCCAGGAAGGTTTCAAATGGGAAGCAGGAAATACTGTCCAAAGGTCCGAACTTTCGCGCATCTTCAGCTAGGTGTATTAAATTATGTACATTATAACCAACAAATTCAAGACCATAAATCGAACCAAAATCTTTCACAAACTGCTTTAAAACATCCTCTGCATAATCACAATACACAAATCAGGACTTAGAAGAATTCTTATAGATACAGATAAAAGTATAAAGTGTCTATACATTTGGCTTGgtatattattaaataaaacaactggGCCTGTGTAAAGCAAAAATTGTCTCAATTCAGTTGCTTTCCACATGCTAATTTCAAGGAGAGACCTTGGTTTCCTTGCAAAACTTTTAGGCAAATATTGCCTGACAGAAACCATGAATGCTGAAATCTCGGTTAGAATTTGCATAGACTGTCTGCATTTTCGGGGACCTTTTAACCAAAGATAAATAAGCTTTCGCATTACACCCAGACAGACAAACTGCATATGCACCTTGTGTGCATATGCACCTTGCGTGTCCAGCACAAAACCTGAGACTAGTCCCACACCCAACTCATTCAGAGGTGACACCCCAACCTGATGCTCTTTGTAAGCCATAGCACGAAAAGTCTCATCAGTCCTTTGCTCAGCAGAAATTTCAGGAAAACACAATCTCCTATTTACATACATGCCCTTTTGAGTGCACCGCTCACATGCATAATAGCCAGTGTGTCCCTTCACACATTTAAGAAAAGCACGAGCAGGTGTATCACAAATGAATGCATCTGGAGCAGCAACACTGAAATGGACACCATTATACTGAACTCCATCTTGTGTAATTGCCCTTACATCTTGTACAAAGTCATTCAAGTACTCCTGTACATTAGAAGGTTTGGTTCTGGCAGCGGGAGAGTGGCAGCTAGCTGTGTGTACAGCAACTGTGTGGaaagtgtaaataaaatatgttgaaaAGCTTTATAATGtcatcgggtctgccgtggtcaTTTACAGTCGGATACGCctccttttttaaacaaatttataattaaacTATAGGTTCAGTGGCCGCATACGGCCCTTTTTCAGTCAATGTAGGTTCCAAAAAACTCCCAAATGAGTGTCATCCAATAATGTTTGGATACAACTTTTAAatcaaattcaattcaaatcaaacaatcaacatTTGATTCAAGTGCAGATGTTCAACTTTAATTCGAGGTGTTAAATTTTTTTGTATGAACCATTTAAGatttacagccatttttatacacagtacCCCATTTATAGATGCTCAAAATTAATAGGgcaaactaaaataaatgtaaaaactatAGACTCTTTAATACTTGCAGTCAATGACTACTTGAAGTCCACAATGTTTGAAAGATAATGTAATTTGGTTCATGAGCATATTTGTCTCCTCCCATTCTGGCACAAGTTCAACTTGGTTTCAACTATCCAAAGAATTTTCTTTAACAGAACTAAGCATGcctttttagatgttttttggAAAACTCAAATGTGACCTTTATGTTCCTAAGTGTAATCAGTGGTTTGCACTCTCAGTATTTCCTTTCATGGTGATGTCTCTTGACAGTTCTGGACTCGGTTAGATATTGCGAAGCTGTTATTCTTAACTATGGAAATAATTTATAATACAAAATTATTCACTTCTGTGTCTTCTGTGATCTTTTTGgccttttggtgttgctgagatGTATGCCTTCTTTGTTTGTCATGAAATAACAGTGAAACAGGATTCACTTGACCATGAAACCTCTTGGTCAGTCAATTTTCCCATTCATTTTGAAAATGGGGGACTGtttataaaaatggctgtaattctGGTTCATCCAAAAATTTTGTAAAAATCCTTGAATTACATTTGAAAATCTGCACTTCAGAGGCAAAACTATAGAACTGTGACTTTATCCTAAACATTATGGAGGCCACCATATATGGAGCAGATTGCACACCCATAGGCTAGACTG
Coding sequences within:
- the LOC112843927 gene encoding uncharacterized protein LOC112843927; the encoded protein is MPVIQSSSDEDWDNAAEQPETSSPSAMENRHSSETPHLNITHPFVQLPPPSTPSPVVSQPVPRQLVQATKDTQRIHSRMLQSLLKQRDGPVAAVLPEGAVFPLRTVADMEALEQKLIDPVFLKEVVAVVAEIGGSTVDEATRKMMAFIMDNALSRQYNFVGRHGKREFRGLKIFEVLYGAFAYPAVTPPTTPRHTDTFIVQPG